A genomic stretch from Actinomycetota bacterium includes:
- a CDS encoding IS110 family transposase, with amino-acid sequence MLDRVWVGVDVGKQHHWVAAVDGQGRVLLSRKVANDQTAITGVLGELKAMAAGLVWTVDLTTVEAALLLAVLWEGGQQVQYLSGRAVNIAAASYRGEGKTDARDARVIADQARMRHDLPALRPGQELVVELRLLTGRRADLVADRTRTINRLRQQLTALCPALERAACLAGQRGWLVLLARWQRPSAIRRAGVARLRTRLVHAGIRAETAERIAQAAVAAAASQTVRLPGEELTAGLVAALAEEVISLQARIDQVDQALKERFCRHRLAPVIASMPGFGFRLGAELLAAIGDLQLISSADQLAAYAGLAPVPHDSGKRTGRLHRPVRYNRLLRRAMYLSALTASRYDPAAKAYYQRKLTEGKRPVQALTCLARRRTNVLWALLRDNRTWQPQPPVKTNDDAKAA; translated from the coding sequence GTGCTCGACCGGGTGTGGGTAGGGGTGGATGTTGGCAAGCAGCACCACTGGGTCGCGGCCGTGGATGGCCAGGGCCGGGTGCTGCTGTCGCGCAAGGTCGCCAACGACCAGACCGCGATCACCGGGGTGCTTGGCGAGCTCAAGGCGATGGCGGCGGGGCTGGTGTGGACCGTCGACCTGACCACGGTGGAGGCCGCGCTGCTGTTGGCGGTGCTGTGGGAGGGCGGCCAGCAGGTGCAATACCTGTCGGGCCGGGCGGTCAACATCGCGGCGGCCAGCTACCGCGGGGAGGGCAAGACCGACGCGCGCGATGCGCGGGTGATCGCCGACCAGGCCCGCATGCGCCACGACCTGCCCGCGCTTCGTCCCGGCCAGGAGCTGGTGGTGGAGTTGCGGCTGCTGACCGGCCGTCGGGCGGATCTGGTCGCCGACCGCACCCGCACCATCAACCGGCTGCGTCAGCAGCTGACCGCGCTGTGTCCCGCGCTGGAACGCGCCGCTTGCCTGGCCGGCCAGCGCGGCTGGCTGGTGCTGTTGGCCCGCTGGCAGCGGCCGTCGGCGATCCGCCGCGCCGGCGTGGCCCGCCTGCGCACTCGACTGGTCCATGCCGGCATCCGCGCCGAGACGGCCGAGCGCATCGCCCAGGCTGCGGTGGCCGCAGCCGCCAGCCAGACCGTCCGGCTGCCCGGCGAGGAGCTGACCGCCGGGCTGGTGGCCGCGCTGGCCGAGGAGGTGATCAGCCTCCAGGCCCGCATCGACCAGGTCGACCAGGCGCTCAAGGAGCGGTTTTGTCGCCACCGCCTGGCCCCGGTGATCGCCAGCATGCCCGGGTTCGGATTCCGGCTCGGCGCGGAGCTGCTGGCCGCCATCGGTGACCTTCAGCTGATCAGCTCCGCCGATCAGCTGGCCGCCTACGCTGGTCTGGCCCCGGTGCCCCACGACTCCGGCAAGCGCACCGGACGGCTGCACCGACCCGTGCGCTACAACCGGCTGCTGCGCCGAGCAATGTACCTGTCGGCGCTGACCGCCAGCCGCTACGACCCGGCCGCCAAGGCCTACTACCAGCGCAAGCTCACCGAGGGTAAACGGCCCGTCCAGGCGCTGACCTGCCTGGCCCGCCGACGCACCAACGTGCTGTGGGCACTGCTGCGCGACAACCGCACCTGGCAGCCCCAACCCCCCGTCAAGACCAACGACGACGCCAAGGCGGCTTGA